In Amycolatopsis sulphurea, one genomic interval encodes:
- a CDS encoding response regulator receiver protein, whose product MVDQEIRPDVEQAGVARCGFRRCRQALPPPGPRGGRPYEFCPERTWPGGKSCKQLAGAESALREALGEDGVPTAALRDAGEAFGNAAAAAAEPLRTLSNALDTITARLRAEVTAAVARAEAAEQAAREADHQRDEASAKAEAAEAAARDAVAEARAAEEARGAAEATAEGAVAARVAAQLEQARAEATAQAVAERAAKAAEEAGAYRKRVDELRERVAELTADVSARAEELSGRTAERDAARAALQDLQDQSKSVERLLTAQNAELEAAGARLRDSDARNQHILAEHHVRDAELRSRIGEVRTELVSARGQVDAVSAQLAQSTADRDHVTSLLSRVRRRALAAAAEPSTPLRDDLLAILLDDGDDGGDVPA is encoded by the coding sequence ATGGTTGACCAGGAGATTCGTCCCGACGTCGAGCAGGCGGGCGTGGCTCGGTGTGGGTTTCGGCGATGCCGGCAGGCGTTGCCTCCGCCGGGGCCGCGGGGAGGGCGTCCGTACGAGTTCTGTCCGGAGCGGACGTGGCCGGGCGGGAAGAGCTGCAAGCAGCTCGCGGGCGCGGAGTCGGCGCTGCGCGAGGCATTGGGTGAGGACGGGGTTCCGACGGCGGCGTTGAGAGACGCCGGCGAGGCGTTCGGCAACGCGGCGGCAGCGGCGGCGGAGCCGCTGCGAACACTCAGCAACGCTCTCGACACGATCACGGCCCGGCTGCGGGCGGAGGTCACCGCGGCGGTAGCGCGAGCGGAGGCTGCGGAGCAGGCGGCACGAGAAGCCGACCATCAGCGCGACGAAGCGTCAGCGAAGGCCGAGGCAGCGGAAGCGGCAGCGCGTGACGCGGTAGCGGAGGCGCGGGCAGCGGAGGAGGCTCGCGGAGCTGCCGAAGCGACAGCGGAGGGAGCGGTTGCGGCGCGAGTGGCGGCGCAGCTGGAGCAGGCGCGCGCGGAGGCGACTGCGCAGGCGGTCGCCGAGCGGGCGGCGAAGGCGGCCGAGGAAGCGGGAGCGTACCGCAAGCGCGTGGATGAGCTGCGCGAACGCGTCGCAGAGTTGACGGCCGACGTGTCGGCGCGTGCAGAGGAGCTTTCCGGGCGCACGGCGGAGCGCGACGCAGCACGGGCCGCTCTGCAGGATCTTCAGGACCAGAGCAAGTCCGTGGAACGGCTGCTGACCGCCCAGAATGCAGAGCTGGAGGCGGCCGGTGCCCGGCTGCGCGACAGTGACGCCAGGAATCAGCACATTCTCGCCGAACACCATGTGCGCGATGCCGAACTCCGGTCCCGGATCGGCGAAGTACGGACCGAGTTGGTCAGTGCGCGGGGTCAGGTGGACGCGGTGAGCGCGCAGCTCGCCCAGTCGACGGCAGACCGTGACCACGTCACAAGCCTGCTGTCCCGCGTACGTCGGCGCGCGCTCGCTGCCGCGGCGGAGCCCTCCACGCCGCTGCGCGACGACTTGCTGGCGATCCTCCTCGACGATGGCGACGACGGTGGTGACGTACCCGCGTAG
- a CDS encoding tyrosine-type recombinase/integrase → MSGAGSALATALATAEPGAVSAELDQWPGAGDPAALLAGIADWLSGYGNPLTRRTYGEGLGLPVTADAIRAWQRPGDTTAAWNDALAAYAAALRVSLSPAPQPVRRSGPPPAAPGRLRHLHWFRWCAARLLDPGHATTGDVKAWLDALTDAGAAPATRDRMLATVKTLYSHLAECGLATANPAALSRRRLGLTAATQSTSATVTLTARQVAALHAAAAAPRRGASPVDTARAAAVVTLFTLGLRVSELCALDERDLHVTRGRRALRVHGKGGKSRVVYLSRPAEDALATYQTRAGTPSTTVARRGTTAAGEDRPLLRTRTGRRFQRQAIWQLLRRVAAGSGADLATVADSLHPHALRHFYVTTAVEAGANLDHVQADVGHSSIDTTRGVYDHAARDPARSAVDLVAETWHPE, encoded by the coding sequence ATGTCCGGCGCCGGCTCAGCCCTCGCAACGGCCCTTGCAACGGCGGAGCCCGGCGCCGTTTCCGCCGAACTCGACCAGTGGCCCGGCGCCGGAGATCCGGCCGCTCTGCTCGCCGGGATCGCGGACTGGCTCAGCGGATACGGCAACCCGCTCACCCGCCGCACGTACGGTGAAGGCCTCGGCCTCCCAGTCACCGCCGACGCAATCCGCGCCTGGCAACGCCCCGGCGACACCACCGCGGCGTGGAACGACGCACTTGCGGCCTACGCCGCCGCACTGCGCGTCTCACTCAGCCCCGCACCGCAGCCGGTCCGGCGCTCCGGACCGCCGCCCGCCGCGCCGGGCCGGCTGCGGCACCTGCACTGGTTCCGCTGGTGCGCTGCCCGCCTGCTCGACCCCGGCCACGCCACCACCGGCGACGTCAAGGCCTGGCTCGACGCCCTCACCGACGCAGGCGCCGCACCCGCGACCCGGGACCGCATGCTCGCCACGGTCAAGACTCTCTACAGCCACCTCGCCGAGTGCGGCCTGGCCACCGCCAACCCCGCCGCCCTCAGCCGGCGACGACTGGGCCTCACCGCCGCGACGCAGAGCACGTCGGCCACCGTCACACTCACCGCACGCCAGGTCGCCGCCTTGCACGCCGCCGCTGCCGCCCCACGCCGCGGCGCGAGCCCCGTCGACACCGCCCGCGCTGCCGCCGTCGTCACGCTGTTCACGCTGGGGCTGCGCGTGAGCGAACTGTGCGCCCTCGACGAACGCGACCTCCACGTCACCCGAGGCCGCCGCGCGCTGCGAGTTCACGGCAAAGGCGGTAAGTCCCGCGTCGTCTACCTCAGCCGCCCCGCCGAAGACGCCCTCGCCACCTACCAGACACGCGCCGGCACCCCATCGACCACCGTCGCCCGCCGCGGTACCACTGCAGCCGGCGAGGACCGCCCACTCCTGCGTACCCGCACCGGCCGCCGCTTCCAACGCCAGGCGATCTGGCAGCTACTCCGCCGCGTCGCCGCCGGCAGCGGCGCCGACCTCGCCACCGTCGCCGACTCGCTGCACCCGCACGCCCTGCGCCACTTCTACGTCACCACAGCCGTGGAAGCCGGCGCCAACCTCGACCACGTCCAAGCCGACGTCGGCCACAGCAGCATCGACACCACCCGCGGCGTCTACGACCACGCCGCCCGCGACCCGGCCCGCAGCGCCGTCGACCTCGTCGCGGAGACGTGGCACCCGGAGTGA
- a CDS encoding pentapeptide repeat-containing protein, giving the protein MPDHPALTADCASCFGLCCVALTFTRSADFAIDKAAGDPCPNLQADFRCGIHDRLRTKGFAGCTGYDCFGAGQQVSQVTFAGRDWRTAPEVRTAMFAALPVMRQLHELLWYLTEARALPTSREIHAELDAAIAAVAARTDVAPDELLATDVAGERARTGALLTRTSELARAQVRGRKKDRRGADLMGARLAGADLRGTNLRGAYLIAADLQGADLRQADLLGADLRDADVRGADFTGSLFLTQAQINTARGDDRTRLPARPARPTHW; this is encoded by the coding sequence GTGCCCGACCACCCCGCGCTCACCGCCGATTGCGCGAGCTGTTTCGGGCTGTGCTGCGTGGCGCTGACCTTCACCCGCTCCGCCGACTTCGCCATCGACAAGGCCGCAGGCGACCCGTGCCCCAATCTGCAGGCCGATTTCCGCTGCGGCATCCACGATCGGTTACGCACCAAGGGTTTCGCGGGCTGCACAGGCTACGACTGCTTCGGTGCCGGACAGCAGGTCTCCCAGGTGACGTTCGCGGGGCGGGACTGGCGCACCGCACCGGAGGTGCGGACGGCGATGTTCGCCGCGTTGCCGGTGATGCGGCAGCTTCACGAACTCCTGTGGTACCTGACCGAGGCCCGTGCCCTGCCGACAAGCCGGGAGATCCACGCCGAACTCGACGCGGCGATCGCTGCGGTCGCCGCACGCACCGATGTCGCGCCCGACGAGTTGCTTGCGACCGACGTGGCTGGGGAGCGGGCGAGGACCGGGGCGTTGCTCACCCGGACCAGTGAACTTGCCCGCGCGCAAGTCCGGGGCAGGAAGAAGGATCGGCGTGGCGCCGACCTGATGGGTGCACGGCTGGCCGGTGCCGACCTGCGTGGAACGAACCTGCGTGGTGCCTATCTGATCGCGGCCGATCTTCAGGGCGCGGACCTGCGTCAGGCTGATCTGCTCGGCGCCGATCTGCGGGACGCCGACGTCCGTGGTGCCGACTTCACCGGCAGTCTCTTCCTCACCCAGGCCCAGATCAACACCGCCCGCGGCGACGATCGCACCCGTCTGCCCGCGCGGCCGGCCCGGCCCACACATTGGTGA